From the Solanum lycopersicum chromosome 10, SLM_r2.1 genome, one window contains:
- the LOC101260276 gene encoding probable protein phosphatase 2C 6 translates to MGICYSSSYRGKKSEEKDCDSKNESKKIDLKLRKSSSNGDFSTFISKLSSSGGGGGGEGAEERGLQQIPGRLIGNGANNVGCLYTQQGKKGINQDAMIIWENYCSRSDTTLCGVFDGHGPHGHMVASKVRDYLPILLRSEWETKSCSDLNDVSKNENTNGGLHFDDIVDDDLVESVEDENNVQFPEIHLHIKRSILRAFRSMDKELKLHPSIDCFCSGSTAVTLVKQGQDIFVGNVGDSRAVLATRDKDNSLMAVQLTVDLKPNLPREAARIHKCKGRVFALQDEPEVARVWLPNCDSPGLAMARAFGDFCLKDFGLISVPDVYYHHITERDEFVLLATDGVWDVLSNKEAVDIVASAPSRTTAGRALVECATRAWRLKYPTSKNDDCAIVCLYLNSTPEKPDVKVIKDQNKLTNSPEAEIKTNTINGNKLTSSPEAEIKTNTINGNKLTNSPDVEIKTSTIDRNVGRSDTEALSTSQTAGCEDLSEIVPVFESLEEQHPVKDLGQSKRSIAEFLSTAQDDEWSALEGITRVNSLLSLPRFLSAERRSNSWRRKWL, encoded by the exons ATGGGGATTTGCTATTCTTCAAGTTATAGAGGGAAGAAGAGTGAGGAGAAGGACTGTGATAGTAAGAATGAGagcaaaaaaattgatttgaagtTGAGGAAGAGCAGTTCTAACGGTGATTTTAGTACATTTATCAGTAAGTTGAGCAGCAgcggaggaggaggaggaggagaaggagcTGAGGAGAGAGGGCTTCAACAGATTCCGGGAAGGTTAATTGGGAATGGTGCTAATAATGTTGGTTGTTTATATACACAGCAAGGGAAAAAAGGTATCAATCAAGATGCCATGATCATTTGGGAG AATTATTGTTCGAGAAGCGATACAACCCTATGTGGAGTATTTGATGGGCATGGTCCTCATGGTCATATGGTTGCCAGTAAAGTTCGAGATTATCTTCCAATCTTGCTGCGATCAGAATGGGAAACTAAATCCTGTAGTGATCTAAATGATGTATCCAAGAATGAAAATACTAATGGAGGCTTACATTTTGACGACATTGTGGATGATGATTTGGTTGAATCAGTGGAAGATGAGAACAATGTACAATTCCCAGAAATCCATCTACATATTAAGAGGTCAATATTAAGGGCTTTTAGATCAATGGATAAGGAACTGAAGTTACACCCCTCAATTGACTGTTTCTGCAGCGGATCAACTGCTGTTACTTTGGTAAAGCAG GGCCAGGATATATTTGTTGGTAATGTTGGTGACTCGAGAGCAGTTTTGGCAACAAGAGATAAAGACAACTCCTTAATGGCTGTACAGTTGACAGTAGATTTGAAGCCTAATCTTCCAA GAGAAGCTGCTAGAATCCATAAATGTAAAGGAAGGGTTTTTGCACTGCAAGATGAGCCAGAGGTTGCACGTGTGTGGTTGCCAAACTGTGACTCTCCAGGTTTGGCAATGGCCAGAGCCTTTGGTGATTTTTGTCTCAAAGATTTTGGGTTAATTTCTGTCCCGGATGTGTACTATCACCACATTACCGAAAGGGATGAGTTTGTCCTCCTAGCAACTGATGGG GTTTGGGATGTCCTTTCTAATAAGGAAGCTGTGGATATTGTGGCCTCCGCTCCAAGTCGTACAACAGCTGGCCGAGCTCTTGTTGAATGTGCTACCAGAGCATGGAGGCTAAAATATCCAACATCTAAGAACGACGACTGTGCTATAGTATGCCTTTACCTAAACTCAACACCTGAGAAACCTGATGTCAAGGTGATAAAAGATCAAAATAAGCTGACAAATTCCCCTGAAGCTGAAATTAAGACAAATACTATAAATGGAAACAAGCTGACAAGTTCCCCTGAAGCTGAAATTAAGACAAACACTATAAATGGAAATAAGCTGACAAATTCCCCTGATGTGGAAATTAAGACAAGTACTATAGATAGAAATGTTGGAAGATCAGATACTGAAGCTCTTTCAACATCTCAGACTGCCGGTTGTGAAGATCTCAGTGAGATAGTTCCAGTCTTTGAGTCACTGGAAGAACAACATCCGGTTAAGGATCTTGGCCAGTCTAAGAGAAGTATCGCTGAGTTCCTCTCAACTGCACAAGACGATGAATGGTCAGCCCTCGAGGGAATCACTAGGGTTAACAGTCTTCTTAGTCTTCCTAGATTCTTGTCTGCTGAAAGAAGGTCTAACAGTTGGAGAAGAAAATGGTTATGA
- the LOC101251822 gene encoding peroxisome biogenesis protein 5, translating to MAMRDLVTGAPSCGEPSSSSNPLGALANALIGSSSKTQERLKEIPTSVSTSSNGNFLAGVEEPFVSLPGSEFEHPLQPNIQGSQFLQGYRSADQNKLADAWDEIQRPQLPFPHGSQNMTNIPLEHARLQPDLNGPPQQVLSSFLHSFVNSGHGGVPFRPASLPLLGLSEGDKQCIRDRSTIMARHFFADKTEDFINGQVNALLSSLEIDNHVRARGPLPGRYPELEEYWNESLAMKPVPHVADGWINEFAQNRVGHADPNAWAQSFEQQHGANGWASEFEHEQSQLGMIGQMRGANIPNLAAMEQTRMLAHTLAQNSDPKFQNSKFLQFVSKMSRGEISIEENQFKPATVSSGDWAAEYEQKHNGGQSWADQFAHEELSRGPQGWVNEFSAERAQHGSVNDEWVSEFSKLNVNDDWADEFGRQVAEGAFGETSADGWAEAYDEYMNEQAALKQQSDASRGVYVFSDMNPYVGHPNPLKEGQELFRKGLLSEAVLALEAEVLKNPENAEGWRLLGIAHAENDDDQQAIAAMMRAQEADPANLEVLLSLGVSHTNELEQQAALKYLYSWLRHHPKYGSIAPQEQPISFYHADVARLFTDAAQMAPEDADVHIVLGVLYNLSREYDRAIESFKTALELKPRDYSLWNKLGATQANSVQSSDAILAYQQALDIKPNYVRAWANMGISYANQGMYEDSIRYYVRALAMNPKADNAWQYLRISLSCASRNDMLEACDSRNLDVLQKEFPL from the exons ATGGCGATGAGAGACTTGGTCACCGGTGCTCCTAGTTGTGGCgaaccttcttcttcttctaatccACTTGGTGCTCTCGCTAACGCACTCATCGGTTCATCATCTAAGACTCAG GAGAGGCTAAAAGAGATCCCTACATCAGTAAGTACATCGTCCAATGGCAACTTCCTTGCGGGTGTTGAAGAGCCATTTGTCTCGCTTCCAGGATCAGAGTTTGAACATCCACTTCAGCCTAATATTCAG GGTTCCCAATTCCTTCAAGGGTATCGTTCTGCTGATCAAAATAAGCTTGCTGATGCTTGGGATGAGATACAAAGGCCTCAACTTCCTTTTCCTCATGGAAGTCAGAACATGACAAACATCCCTTTGGAGCATGCTCGGCTTCAACCCGATTTGAATG GGCCTCCACAACAAGTATTGTCTAGCTTTCTGCACTCGTTTGTCAACAGCGGTCATGGTGGTGTTCCGTTTCGTCCTGCTTCACTACCATTATTAGGTTTATCGGAAGGTGACAAGCAATGCATACGGGACCGTAGCACGATCATGGCCCGACATTTTTTTGCTGATAAAACTGAAGACTTCATAAATGGACAG GTTAATGCTCTATTGTCTTCATTAGAAATTGATAATCATGTTAGGGCAAGGGGCCCTCTGCCTGGAAGATATCCCGAGCTTGAGGAGTATTGGAATGAGTCATTAGCTATGAAACCTGTGCCTCATGTTGCAGATGGATGGATTAATGAATTTGCACAGAACCGAGTAGGACATGCTGACCCCAATGCTTGGGCCCAATCATTTGAACAACAACATGGTGCTAATGGCTGGGCATCTGAATTTGAGCAT GAGCAATCCCAACTTGGAATGATTGGTCAAATGAGAGGTGCAAATATTCCTAATCTAGCAGCAATGGAACAAACACGCATGTTGGCCCATACTTTAGCTCAAAACAGTGACCCAAAATTTCAG AATTCCAAGTTTCTCCAATTTGTATCCAAGATGAGTCGTGGTGAAATTTCTattgaagaaaatcaattcaagcCTGCTACAGTTTCTTCTGGGGATTGGGCAGCAGAATATGAACAGAAGCATAATGGAGGTCAATCATGGGCTGATCAGTTTGCACATGAGGAG CTTTCTCGTGGACCACAAGGGTGGGTGAATGAGTTTTCTGCTGAACGTGCACAGCATGGATCTGTAAATGATGAGTGGGTAAGTgaattttcaaagttgaatgtGAATGATGATTGGGCAGATGAATTTGGGCGTCAAGTTGCTGAAGGTGCGTTTGGTGAAACCTCTGCTGATGGTTGGGCAGAGGCTTATGATGA GTATATGAATGAGCAAGCTGCTCTCAAGCAGCAATCAGACGCATCGAGGGGAGTTTATGTGTTCTCTGATATGAACCCTTATGTTGGTCATCCTAATCCTTTAAAAGAAGGGCAAGAATTGTTTCGTAAGGGTCTCTTAAGTGAAGCAGTTCTTGCTTTGGAGGCTGAAGTCTTGAAGAACCCTGAAAATGCTGAGGGTTGGAGGTTACTTGGCATAGCACATGCTGAAAACGATGATGATCAACAG GCTATAGCTGCTATGATGCGGGCACAGGAGGCTGATCCCGCAAATTTGGAAGTTCTTCTTTCCCTTGGAGTAAGTCATACAAATG AACTGGAGCAACAAGCTGCATTGAAGTATTTGTATAGTTGGTTACGCCACCACCCGAAGTATGGGAGTATTGCGCCTCAGGAGCAGCCCATTTCTTTCTATCATGCTGAT GTAGCTAGATTGTTTACAGATGCAGCTCAAATGGCACCTGAGGATGCTGACGTACACATTGTACTTGGGGTGTTATACAATCTATCAAGAGAGTATGACAGAGCTATAGAGTCTTTTAAGACAGCACTAGAGCTCAAACCTAGGGACTACTCACTCTGGAATAAGCTTGGTGCAACACAAGCTAACAGTGTGCAGAGTTCTGATGCAATATTGGCTTATCAGCAG GCGCTAGATATAAAGCCTAACTATGTACGTGCATGGGCAAACATGGGCATCAGTTATGCCAACCAG GGTATGTATGAGGATTCCATCCGTTATTATGTCCGGGCACTAGCAATGAATCCCAAAGCAGATAATGCCTGGCAATATTTGAGAATATCTCTGAG TTGTGCATCTCGAAATGATATGTTAGAAGCATGTGACTCGCGTAATCTTGATGTTCTCCAGAAGGAATTCCCTCTCTGA
- the LOC101259087 gene encoding COP9 signalosome complex subunit 6a — translation MASSSSSGLTFKLHPLVLLNISDHYTRVKSQATGADAGAGSSATADSPPAPPRVFGCVIGVQRGRTVEIFNSFELLYDPSTHSLDRAFLEKKQELYKKVFPNFYILGWYSTGSDAQESDMNIHRALMYINESPLYVLLNPSINHAQKDLPISIYESELHIIDGIPQLIFVQASYTIETVEAERISVDHVAHLKPSDGGSAATQLAAHLTGTHSAIKMLNSRIRVLHHYLLAMQKGEIPCENSLLRQVSSLLRRLPTIESEKFRDDFLMEYNDTLLVSYLAMFTNCSSTMNELVDKFNTAYERHSSRGGRTSFI, via the exons ATGGCGTCTTCATCCAGCAGCGGCTTAACCTTCAAGCTCCACCCGCTCGTTTTACTCAACATATCCGATCACTACACTCGGGTCAAATCTCAGGCTACCGGTGCTGATGCCGGTGCCGGTTCCAGCGCCACCGCCGATTCCCCTCCGGCACCGCCTAGGGTATTTGGTTGCGTCATCGGTGTACAGAGAGGCCGAACAGTTGAGATCTTCAACAGCTTCGAACTTCTTTATGATCCATCTACTCACTCACTTGACCGTGCCTTCCTTGAGAAGAAACAGGAGCTCT ATAAGAAGGTGTTTCCTAATTTCTATATATTGGGATGGTATTCAACTGGTAGTGATGCTCAGGAATCAGATATGAACATTCACAGAGCT TTGATGTATATCAATGAAAGCCCTTTGTACGTTCTTCTCAATCCTTCTATCAACCATGCACAGAAGGACTTGCCAATCAGTATCTATGAAAGCG AGTTGCACATCATTGATGGCATCCCACAGCTTATTTTTGTCCAAGCAAGCTACACAATAGAG ACCGTTGAAGCTGAACGGATATCTGTTGATCATGTTGCACATCTTAAACCATCTGATGGAGGCTCTGCCGCAACTCAGT TGGCTGCGCACCTTACAGGCACACATAGTGCCATCAAGATGCTGAACAGCAGAATTAGAGTGCTACATCATTATCTTCTTGCTATGCAAAAAG GTGAAATTCCCTGTGAGAATTCATTGCTCAGGCAGGTCTCCAGTCTTTTAAGAAGATTGCCAACAATTGAGTCGGAGAAATTTCGAGATGATTTCTTGATG GAATATAATGACACATTGTTAGTTAGTTACCTGGCCATGTTCACCAACTGCTCTAG TACAATGAACGAGTTGGTTGACAAATTCAATACTGCATATGAACGGCATAGTAGTAGGGGCGGGAGAACTTCTTTCATCTGA
- the LOC101250931 gene encoding putative 4-hydroxy-4-methyl-2-oxoglutarate aldolase 3 — MASLATAEVCDVNAGHLSNGDLRVLPPVFKIYGQCRAFSGPITTLKVFEDNVLVRELLETRGEGRVLVIDGGGSMRCALVGGNLGQLAQNMGWAGILVNGCIRDVDEINGCDIGVRALASHPQKSNKKGQGEKHVPIYIGGMMIREGEWLYADSDGILVSKTELSI; from the coding sequence ATGGCGTCCTTGGCAACAGCAGAAGTGTGTGATGTGAATGCAGGGCATCTGTCAAATGGTGATCTACGAGTTTTGCCACCAGTTTTCAAGATATATGGTCAATGCCGCGCTTTTTCAGGCCCCATTACCACCCTTAAGGTATTCGAGGACAATGTGTTGGTTAGGGAGCTACTCGAAACTAGAGGTGAAGGAAGAGTTCTTGTGATAGATGGTGGAGGGAGTATGCGATGTGCTTTAGTCGGAGGAAACTTGGGACAACTAGCCCAGAATATGGGCTGGGCAGGTATTTTAGTTAATGGATGTATTCGTGATGTAGATGAGATTAACGGTTGTGATATAGGTGTTCGTGCATTGGCATCACACCCTCAGAAATCAAACAAGAAAGGACAGGGCGAAAAGCATGTTCCTATTTACATTGGAGGCATGATGATTCGCGAAGGAGAGTGGTTATATGCAGATAGTGATGGCATTCTCGTATCAAAAACTGAATTATCGATCTAA
- the LOC104649509 gene encoding probable WRKY transcription factor 2: MCFYYRLQVNEFQIEGSVDPNNSLQLHSMEATQNEQICNETTDIPMFTEEDVRGSDKNPEVRAFNAVGGITEHPPSLEKQQNEGAAGDTSVEDGHNWIKYGENQVKGSEYPRSFYKCTHPNCLVKKEIARYHQGHVTEVIYNGAHKHPKPQPNQISGPGSSSSFGDLQLDNVDPTGTGVNSDLALETVQQGPTAGGLKRKNDNLEAISFAALHSEYCRGAATLHSNDAQLGSADTVDIASIFSTEGDDHGTCGSAPLDCDDGGYDPESKIRFLHLLH, from the coding sequence ATGTGTTTTTACTATCGGTTGCAGGTAAACGAGTTTCAAATTGAGGGTTCAGTTGATCCAAATAACTCTCTCCAACTTCACAGTATGGAAGCAACTCAAAACGAACAGATATGTAATGAAACAACTGATATCCCTATGTTTACTGAAGAGGATGTCCGGGGTAGTGATAAGAATCCAGAGGTAAGGGCCTTTAATGCAGTTGGTGGTATTACGGAGCATCCTCCGTCTCTTGAAAAGCAACAAAATGAGGGTGCTGCTGGTGATACTTCAGTTGAAGATGGTCATAATTGGATTAAATATGGGGAAAATCAAGTTAAAGGAAGCGAGTATCCTCGGAGTTTTTATAAGTGCACACATCCAAATTGTCTTGTCAAGAAGGAAATAGCGCGATATCATCAAGGTCATGTCACGGAAGTTATATACAATGGGGCTCACAAACACCCAAAACCACAGCCAAATCAGATATCAGGCCCCGGATCTTCAAGTTCATTTGGTGACCTCCAACTAGACAATGTGGATCCAACTGGAACAGGTGTTAACAGTGATCTGGCTTTGGAAACCGTCCAACAAGGACCTACTGCTGGAGGCCTCAAGCGGAAGAACGACAATCTTGAAGCAATATCATTCGCAGCTTTGCACTCTGAATACTGCAGGGGAGCTGCTACTTTACATTCAAATGATGCTCAGCTGGGATCAGCCGATACAGTTGACATAGCATCTATTTTTTCAACTGAAGGAGATGATCATGGTACTTGTGGAAGTGCACCTCTAGATTGTGACGATGGAGGATATGACCCCGAGTCTAAAATAAGGTTTTTACATCTTCTGCACTAA
- the LOC112940039 gene encoding probable WRKY transcription factor 2, with protein MKQPRIVVETISEVDVIEDGYRWRKYGQKLVKGNPNPRSYYKCTNSGCSVRKHVERSPLDQMSVITSYDGKHNHDAPEERSSIQVSSIASIYRSNPIITNAQDQVGRPEPKQLQKNSRRYGRGPPFGSTSGFNSSETNQQQGLTGPSMTGFNSEQHQFSVPAYPYPGWPQPVNDAGFVLPEGKPMPNPNMNYSNASSTYQQTMNGLPPGPQM; from the exons ATGAAGCAGCCAAGAATTGTGGTAGAAACTATCAGTGAGGTAGACGTCATTGAAGATGGATATCGCTGGCGCAAGTATGGCCAAAAGTTGGTTAAAGGCAATCCAAATCCTAG GAGTTACTACAAGTGCACAAACTCCGGCTGCAGTGTCAGGAAACATGTCGAGAGGTCTCCATTAGATCAGATGTCCGTTATTACCAGTTATGATGGGAAGCACAACCATGACGCTCCAGAAGAACGCAGCAGTATCCAAGTTAGCTCAATTGCTTCAATCTATCGCTCCAATCCGATAATTACTAATGCTCAAGACCAGGTAGGTAGGCCTGAACCTAAACAACTTCAGAAGAACAGCAGGCGTTACGGAAGGGGTCCCCCGTTTGGTTCTACCTCAGGCTTTAACAGTTCCGAAACTAACCAGCAGCAAGGTCTAACCGGTCCTTCTATGACCGGATTCAACTCTGAGCAGCACCAGTTTTCAGTCCCTGCCTATCCATATCCAGGATGGCCACAACCTGTTAACGATGCTGGTTTCGTGCTTCCAGAAGGAAAACCAATGCCAAATCCTAACATGAACTACTCCAATGCCTCATCAACTTATCAGCAAACTATGAATGGATTGCCTCCTGGACCTCAGatgtga